A part of bacterium genomic DNA contains:
- a CDS encoding VCBS repeat-containing protein, translated as MKEKSPRRFPAGAFSFCTGKRLLALLAASAPLLGPGRAGGACSPEPRIVDTIPRYGLGWSGGVCWREGRIYEVTDKLAGVLIKDADSGSVVGSISLPWDDIKDITYDSRRDSFWVKPGEGVQSVYRINADGDVLGSFDHSGINRYIFGLYCDPQTPDVMWMASHVSPRLYKVRLPDGAVLDTIDLDFQARGVVRAGNYLWCTYGGETGDPGLIVKTDATGAILCTFELPAGEYCHDAGGMSLDDAGCLWVHGGKNTAIYRIWTGETPAPTPASTGEASCDSGDFDGDGTSDAAVFRPGNGLWAIRGISRFYFGRDGDRPACADYDGDGTTDPALFRSSEGLWIRLGGARCYFGASGDVPVPGDYDGSGTCRPAIYRSGTGFWAVRALTRFFFGASGDAPVPGYYSGSACLGAVFRPASGKWLIRGSTACWFGQSGDVPVPSLGGARGAWRPAVFRPSSGYWAVRGGLKGYFGRSGDVPVPASYDGRPDTVYAAVFRASAGLWKIYGRTAFYLGSAGDIPLTGSPCR; from the coding sequence GTGAAGGAAAAAAGCCCCCGCCGGTTCCCGGCGGGGGCTTTTTCTTTTTGCACCGGGAAGCGCCTTCTCGCCCTTCTGGCCGCATCCGCGCCCTTGCTCGGCCCGGGGCGGGCCGGGGGCGCCTGTTCTCCCGAACCCCGGATCGTGGACACCATTCCCCGCTACGGGCTGGGCTGGTCGGGGGGCGTCTGCTGGCGGGAGGGGAGGATCTACGAGGTCACCGACAAACTCGCCGGGGTCCTGATCAAGGATGCCGACAGCGGTTCGGTAGTAGGGTCCATCTCCCTTCCCTGGGACGACATCAAGGACATAACCTACGACTCCCGGAGGGACTCCTTCTGGGTCAAACCCGGGGAAGGGGTCCAGAGCGTCTACCGCATCAACGCCGACGGGGACGTGCTGGGGTCCTTCGACCACAGCGGCATCAACCGCTATATCTTCGGCCTATACTGCGATCCCCAGACCCCCGACGTCATGTGGATGGCCAGCCATGTCTCGCCCCGTCTCTATAAAGTCAGGCTCCCCGACGGGGCGGTGCTCGACACCATCGATCTGGACTTTCAGGCCCGGGGGGTGGTGCGCGCGGGGAACTACCTCTGGTGCACCTACGGCGGAGAGACCGGTGACCCGGGGCTGATCGTCAAGACCGACGCTACGGGCGCGATCCTCTGCACTTTCGAGCTGCCCGCCGGGGAGTACTGTCACGATGCCGGGGGGATGTCCCTGGACGACGCGGGCTGCCTCTGGGTCCATGGGGGGAAGAACACCGCGATCTACCGGATCTGGACGGGGGAGACGCCGGCCCCCACCCCGGCTTCGACCGGGGAGGCTTCCTGCGATTCCGGAGATTTCGACGGCGACGGAACCAGCGACGCCGCCGTCTTCAGGCCCGGCAACGGACTCTGGGCGATCCGGGGAATCTCCCGGTTCTACTTCGGCCGTGACGGCGACCGTCCCGCCTGCGCCGACTACGACGGCGACGGGACCACCGATCCCGCTCTTTTCCGGAGTTCGGAGGGGCTTTGGATCCGGCTCGGCGGCGCGCGCTGCTACTTCGGGGCTTCCGGAGACGTCCCCGTCCCCGGGGACTACGACGGAAGCGGGACGTGCCGCCCCGCGATTTACCGGTCCGGCACCGGTTTCTGGGCGGTCAGGGCCCTGACCCGGTTTTTCTTCGGCGCCTCCGGAGACGCTCCGGTCCCGGGTTACTATTCCGGTTCCGCCTGCCTGGGCGCCGTTTTCCGGCCTGCCTCGGGCAAATGGCTGATCCGGGGCTCGACCGCTTGCTGGTTCGGGCAATCCGGAGACGTCCCCGTCCCTTCCCTGGGGGGCGCCCGCGGCGCCTGGCGGCCCGCGGTCTTCCGCCCCTCGTCCGGGTATTGGGCGGTGCGCGGCGGCCTCAAGGGCTATTTCGGCCGTTCCGGAGACGTGCCGGTTCCGGCCAGCTATGACGGCCGCCCGGATACGGTCTATGCCGCCGTCTTCCGCGCCTCCGCCGGGTTGTGGAAGATTTACGGCCGGACCGCCTTTTATCTGGGGAGCGCGGGAGATATCCCCCTCACCGGTTCCCCCTGTCGCTGA
- a CDS encoding glycosyltransferase family 2 protein, with amino-acid sequence MNVSVVVPVYNSEATIAPLVDRLRRVLAEAAEDYEIILVNDGSTDRSWDTIRTLAADGDKVVGVDLMRNYGQHNALLQGINIARHEAIVTIDDDLQNPPEEIPRLLRELEAGADVVYGIPAEIRQSFWRRRGSALLRLMVQSALGPELARSVSSFRAMRSELKQAFREYRGPFIIIDVPLSWGTSRFGAVRVRHEPRREGTSNYGFIKLLAQAVNVITGFSAWPLKVVSFLGFGFTVFGVGILVYVVGRYLVLGYSFPGFPFLASIIAIFSGAQFLVLGIIGSYLARLHFRNMGRPAGLVRETTRGGQRA; translated from the coding sequence ATGAACGTATCGGTGGTTGTCCCGGTTTATAACAGCGAAGCTACCATTGCCCCCTTGGTGGACCGGCTTCGGCGCGTACTCGCCGAAGCCGCGGAAGATTACGAAATCATCCTGGTCAACGACGGCAGCACCGACCGCAGCTGGGATACCATAAGAACCCTGGCGGCGGACGGCGACAAGGTAGTCGGCGTGGACCTGATGCGGAACTATGGACAGCACAACGCCCTGCTCCAGGGGATCAACATCGCCCGCCACGAGGCCATCGTCACCATCGACGACGATCTCCAGAACCCCCCCGAGGAGATCCCGCGGCTGCTGCGGGAACTGGAGGCCGGCGCCGACGTGGTCTACGGCATCCCGGCGGAAATCCGCCAAAGTTTCTGGAGGCGCCGCGGCTCGGCCCTGTTGCGGCTCATGGTTCAGAGCGCGCTGGGGCCGGAACTGGCCCGCAGCGTCAGCTCCTTTCGGGCCATGCGCTCCGAACTCAAACAGGCGTTTCGGGAATACCGGGGCCCGTTCATCATCATCGACGTCCCGCTTTCCTGGGGCACATCGCGCTTCGGGGCCGTCCGGGTCCGCCACGAGCCGCGCCGGGAAGGAACGTCGAACTACGGCTTCATCAAGCTTCTGGCTCAAGCCGTCAACGTCATCACCGGGTTCAGCGCCTGGCCGCTGAAGGTCGTCAGCTTCCTGGGGTTCGGCTTCACCGTTTTCGGGGTGGGGATCCTGGTCTACGTAGTCGGCCGCTACCTGGTTCTCGGCTACAGTTTCCCCGGTTTCCCGTTCCTGGCCTCGATTATCGCCATCTTCTCGGGCGCCCAGTTCCTGGTGCTGGGGATCATCGGGAGTTATCTCGCCCGGCTCCATTTCCGGAACATGGGCCGCCCTGCCGGACTGGTGCGCGAGACCACCCGCGGGGGGCAGCGGGCATAG
- the rffA gene encoding dTDP-4-amino-4,6-dideoxygalactose transaminase yields the protein MGTNAISWAIPFNRAGLAGPELDYIGEAIRRGHISGNGEFTARCERILEEETGSPRVLLTTSCTHALEMAALLFGVGPGDEVIVPSFTFVSTVNAFILRGAKPRFVDIRPDTLNLDERLLEDAAGPRVKAVVPVHYGGVGCEMDAIMGLAGERGWAVLEDNAHGIFGGWRGKPLGSFGDLGALSFHETKNISCGEGGALIINRADLIERAEIIREKGTNRSQLFRGQTDKYTWLDLGSSYVLSDILAGFLLAQLEARERIQDRRRAIWFRYRDGLRDWAAAAGARLPVVPDHCRSSYHLFHLLLPSAAARDALIGHLRSRRICSVFHYLPLHLSPMGRRYGGREGDCPVTEDVSARLLRLPFFTGLEEREQKLVIAAVREFKP from the coding sequence ATGGGAACAAATGCGATTTCCTGGGCGATCCCCTTCAACCGCGCCGGGCTGGCGGGACCGGAACTGGACTACATCGGGGAGGCGATCCGGCGGGGACACATTTCCGGCAACGGCGAGTTCACGGCGCGCTGCGAACGGATACTGGAGGAAGAAACCGGCTCCCCCCGGGTCCTGCTCACCACCTCCTGTACCCACGCCCTGGAGATGGCGGCGCTGCTGTTCGGCGTCGGCCCCGGGGACGAGGTCATCGTCCCCTCCTTCACCTTCGTCTCCACCGTGAACGCCTTTATACTCCGGGGAGCGAAACCCCGGTTCGTCGACATCAGGCCCGACACCCTCAACCTCGACGAACGTCTCCTGGAAGACGCCGCGGGACCGCGGGTCAAGGCGGTGGTTCCCGTCCACTACGGGGGGGTGGGCTGCGAGATGGACGCGATCATGGGGCTGGCGGGCGAGCGGGGGTGGGCGGTCCTGGAAGACAACGCCCACGGGATCTTCGGCGGCTGGAGGGGAAAACCCCTGGGCAGCTTCGGGGACTTGGGCGCCCTCAGTTTTCACGAGACCAAGAATATCTCCTGCGGGGAAGGGGGAGCGCTGATCATCAACCGCGCCGATCTGATCGAGCGGGCCGAAATCATCCGGGAGAAAGGGACCAACCGCAGTCAACTCTTCCGCGGGCAGACGGATAAATACACCTGGCTGGACCTGGGCAGCAGTTACGTGCTCTCCGATATCCTGGCCGGATTTCTCCTGGCCCAGCTGGAAGCCCGGGAACGGATCCAGGACCGGCGGCGGGCGATCTGGTTCCGGTACCGCGACGGCCTCCGGGACTGGGCGGCGGCGGCAGGGGCCCGGCTCCCCGTCGTCCCGGACCATTGCCGGAGTTCCTACCACCTTTTTCATCTCCTGCTTCCCTCGGCGGCCGCCCGGGACGCCCTGATCGGGCATCTGCGTTCGCGCCGGATCTGCAGCGTCTTCCACTATCTGCCCCTGCACCTCTCTCCCATGGGGCGGCGGTACGGAGGACGGGAAGGAGACTGCCCGGTAACCGAAGACGTGAGCGCGCGGCTGCTCCGGCTCCCCTTCTTTACCGGGCTGGAAGAACGGGAGCAGAAACTGGTAATCGCAGCGGTCAGGGAGTTCAAGCCATGA
- a CDS encoding glycosyltransferase family 39 protein, with translation MREKKKVVAGVLFLIFLAGLLVRIAGIGYDGLIPLNHDEQIHLKTARAFSAGELNPRAIWEGEIFRYAYYPWLSAYIFAGILAAVQAACGGAVSLAGAAAELMGIRGANGALVTVSSKCLLDPATALAVGRVAVALFGALTVLVLYRAGRDLMGRWGAALAAAFLAFNGYHIANCHWMKNDVIAAFFLTVAFFFCVRIWLKGRWSDYLLGAVFSVLAFNVKWYNAPVFGLFAVAHLLRAAVPDRRPAWKRLFPGRLFAAALLGAAVFVVTWPLLLFDPGFVFDNVARVSRDTSSRGMFGNVGTYAQLGFWEIRFHNLVNFVLFSSGMVSGMGWPVLLLGAAGLFAGLFSGRRGLLLAAFPVLYLVSAILVASPGIRYQDTIPLYPFFSLGAAWLVVRTAALAGRRRSWLIGGAIAAAILVPYLRSALRLDYGYWQNSVKYYAGRWAQRNIPPGSLIVKESKTIPLAPGRYREQKVRAFWGVPLEKLVKGGADYIITSGRQEHRALERFGLFGPDHPFSRFYLELPTKFELIKEFDLGEVPYRGGTTKVWSRRREAHLAVSGIDSGFLRVFQGEHATVSPDVLFLDDQGRCQGNTAFMVPPESSVSRLMVTSTPLEVFGVKIVNGPRPGFVKIVSGPTVWRERLEAGESRLLSVPASRCFPWIRNSYRVEVISPWNSPVLAAVLPDPLRLGRELEKIGDPAARHYLGRSAGLYPNDWYALLLWGEPIPPEQRKALERLRAAAPADWDGLFRELTGYEVAWLEARAGRTWKARPGSELRTGTFHLPPGEYSVSVAGGTDGRLIFSRDGSEEAPWALSGSVPFRFRVGSFAESLGLTVTGPAESMTVSPSLRAWMKEEMGWTEDRTVPEQAHEPADE, from the coding sequence ATGAGGGAAAAAAAGAAGGTCGTCGCCGGGGTTTTGTTCCTGATCTTTCTGGCCGGGCTTCTGGTCAGGATCGCCGGCATCGGCTACGACGGTCTGATTCCGCTCAACCACGACGAACAGATTCATCTTAAAACCGCCCGCGCCTTCTCCGCCGGGGAACTCAACCCCCGCGCCATCTGGGAGGGGGAAATTTTCCGTTACGCCTACTATCCCTGGCTGAGCGCCTACATTTTCGCCGGGATTCTGGCGGCCGTCCAGGCGGCCTGCGGGGGGGCCGTTTCCCTGGCCGGCGCCGCCGCCGAACTGATGGGCATCAGGGGAGCGAACGGCGCCCTGGTGACGGTGTCCTCGAAATGCCTGTTGGATCCGGCCACGGCTCTCGCCGTCGGCCGCGTCGCCGTCGCCCTCTTCGGGGCCCTGACCGTTCTCGTGCTCTACCGCGCCGGCCGCGACTTGATGGGAAGGTGGGGGGCGGCCCTCGCCGCCGCATTTCTGGCGTTCAACGGCTATCATATCGCCAACTGCCATTGGATGAAGAACGACGTCATCGCGGCATTCTTCCTGACGGTCGCCTTTTTCTTCTGCGTTCGGATATGGCTGAAGGGGCGCTGGTCGGACTATCTGCTGGGCGCCGTCTTCTCCGTCCTGGCCTTCAACGTGAAATGGTACAACGCTCCGGTCTTCGGCCTGTTCGCGGTCGCCCACCTGCTCCGGGCGGCGGTCCCGGACCGGCGCCCGGCCTGGAAGCGTCTTTTCCCGGGGCGCCTGTTCGCCGCCGCGCTGCTGGGCGCGGCGGTGTTCGTCGTCACCTGGCCGCTGCTTCTCTTCGACCCCGGTTTCGTGTTCGACAATGTCGCCCGGGTTTCCCGGGACACCTCGAGCCGGGGCATGTTCGGCAACGTGGGGACGTACGCCCAGCTCGGTTTCTGGGAGATCAGGTTCCACAACCTGGTCAATTTCGTGCTTTTCTCCTCGGGAATGGTTTCGGGAATGGGGTGGCCGGTCCTGCTGCTGGGCGCGGCCGGCCTGTTCGCCGGCCTGTTTTCGGGGCGCCGCGGCCTGCTCTTGGCCGCGTTCCCGGTCCTGTACCTGGTTTCGGCGATTCTCGTGGCCTCCCCGGGGATCCGCTATCAGGACACCATCCCCCTGTATCCGTTCTTCAGTTTGGGCGCGGCCTGGCTCGTGGTCAGAACGGCCGCCCTGGCCGGCCGCCGCCGCTCCTGGTTGATCGGGGGGGCGATCGCCGCGGCGATCCTGGTGCCCTATCTCCGCAGCGCGCTCCGGCTCGATTACGGCTATTGGCAGAACTCGGTCAAGTACTACGCCGGGCGCTGGGCCCAACGCAACATCCCTCCGGGCAGCCTGATCGTCAAGGAATCCAAGACCATTCCCCTGGCGCCGGGGCGTTACCGGGAACAGAAGGTGCGGGCGTTTTGGGGAGTCCCCCTGGAGAAGCTGGTCAAGGGGGGAGCCGATTATATCATCACCTCCGGGCGGCAGGAGCACCGGGCCCTGGAACGGTTCGGCCTCTTCGGCCCCGACCACCCCTTTTCCCGGTTCTACCTGGAACTGCCGACCAAGTTCGAGTTGATCAAGGAATTCGATCTCGGAGAGGTTCCCTACCGGGGAGGGACGACCAAGGTCTGGTCCCGGCGCCGGGAAGCCCACCTGGCGGTTTCCGGAATCGACTCCGGGTTTCTCCGCGTCTTCCAGGGGGAACATGCCACGGTTTCTCCCGATGTTCTCTTTCTCGACGACCAGGGGCGGTGCCAGGGCAACACCGCTTTCATGGTCCCGCCGGAGAGTTCCGTTTCCCGCCTCATGGTGACCTCCACGCCGCTGGAAGTGTTCGGGGTGAAGATCGTCAACGGTCCGCGGCCCGGCTTCGTCAAGATCGTCTCCGGCCCGACCGTCTGGCGCGAGAGGCTGGAGGCGGGGGAAAGCCGTCTTCTCAGCGTTCCCGCGAGCCGCTGTTTTCCCTGGATCCGGAACTCGTACCGGGTGGAGGTGATCTCTCCCTGGAACTCTCCGGTGCTGGCGGCGGTTCTGCCCGACCCCTTGAGGCTGGGCCGGGAGTTGGAAAAGATCGGCGACCCGGCGGCCCGTCACTATCTGGGCCGTTCCGCCGGTCTCTACCCGAACGACTGGTATGCGCTGCTGCTCTGGGGCGAACCGATCCCCCCGGAACAGCGGAAGGCGCTGGAACGGCTCCGGGCGGCCGCCCCGGCCGATTGGGACGGTCTTTTCCGGGAGTTGACCGGGTACGAGGTGGCGTGGCTGGAAGCCCGGGCCGGCCGGACCTGGAAGGCTCGGCCCGGGAGCGAACTCCGCACCGGAACGTTCCATCTCCCGCCGGGCGAATACTCCGTCTCCGTCGCGGGGGGGACGGACGGCCGCCTGATCTTTTCCCGTGATGGAAGCGAGGAAGCCCCCTGGGCGCTCTCCGGAAGCGTTCCTTTCCGATTCCGGGTGGGGAGTTTCGCGGAGTCTTTGGGTTTGACGGTTACGGGTCCGGCGGAGTCGATGACGGTTTCTCCGTCGTTGCGGGCCTGGATGAAGGAGGAGATGGGATGGACCGAGGATCGAACCGTCCCCGAACAAGCGCATGAACCCGCCGATGAATAG